In the Streptomyces sp. BHT-5-2 genome, one interval contains:
- a CDS encoding SIS domain-containing protein, producing MLDESLLDAPEALAGADRFGLLRAVAESGARVRTAARGAAESGIPELSPDGRPRAVLVAGPGPAAAGVADLLRALSGGSCPVSLVQPTGVAPVPGALRWTLPGWAGPLDLLLVAGPDAADPGLAELVEQSYRRGCAVVAVTPAGGPLADAVVQARGLPVPLATTAYDTEFDVEGAPPAAPGTLWSLLIPLLVLADRIGLINAPADAVGKLADRLDQVAERCGPAIPTYTNPGKTLAADLADALPLIWTEGPIAGAVGRHFATELAGLAGRPALPAELPEALTTHRTLLAGALAAGADPDDFFRDRVDQPAALHARIVLLREAETDPLSATRAAQQLAEERDTPLSELQPTPGSDLERAAELLAIADFGAVYLALAGTE from the coding sequence ATGCTCGACGAGTCACTGCTCGACGCCCCCGAGGCGCTGGCCGGCGCCGACCGCTTCGGTCTGCTGCGCGCCGTCGCCGAATCCGGCGCCCGGGTCCGCACCGCAGCCCGCGGCGCCGCCGAGTCCGGCATCCCGGAGCTGAGCCCCGACGGGCGGCCGCGCGCCGTCCTCGTCGCCGGGCCCGGCCCGGCCGCCGCCGGCGTCGCCGACCTGCTGCGCGCGCTCAGCGGCGGCAGCTGCCCGGTCAGCCTCGTCCAGCCCACCGGCGTCGCCCCCGTGCCCGGCGCCCTCCGCTGGACGCTGCCCGGCTGGGCCGGCCCGCTGGACCTCCTCCTCGTCGCCGGGCCCGACGCCGCCGACCCCGGCCTCGCCGAACTCGTCGAGCAGTCCTACCGCCGCGGCTGCGCGGTCGTCGCCGTCACCCCCGCCGGCGGCCCGCTCGCCGACGCCGTCGTCCAGGCCCGCGGCCTGCCCGTCCCGCTCGCCACCACCGCCTACGACACCGAGTTCGACGTCGAGGGCGCCCCGCCCGCCGCCCCCGGCACCCTCTGGTCCCTCCTCATCCCGCTGCTGGTGCTCGCCGACCGGATCGGCCTGATCAACGCCCCCGCGGACGCCGTCGGCAAGCTCGCCGACCGCCTCGACCAGGTCGCCGAACGCTGCGGCCCGGCCATCCCCACCTACACCAACCCCGGCAAGACCCTCGCCGCCGACCTCGCCGACGCGCTCCCGCTGATCTGGACCGAGGGCCCGATCGCCGGCGCCGTCGGCCGCCACTTCGCCACCGAGCTGGCCGGACTCGCCGGCCGCCCCGCGCTCCCCGCCGAGCTCCCCGAGGCGCTGACCACCCACCGCACCCTCCTGGCCGGTGCGCTGGCCGCCGGCGCCGACCCGGACGACTTCTTCCGCGACCGGGTCGACCAGCCCGCCGCCCTGCACGCCAGGATCGTCCTGCTCCGCGAGGCCGAGACCGACCCGCTCTCCGCCACCCGCGCCGCCCAGCAGCTCGCCGAGGAGCGCGACACCCCCCTCAGCGAACTCCAGCCGACCCCCGGCAGCGACCTGGAACGCGCCGCGGAGCTCCTCGCCATCGCCGATTTCGGTGCCGTTTACCTGGCGCTCGCCGGCACCGAGTGA
- a CDS encoding Trm112 family protein codes for MPVEASLIQILACPACHAPLEDATAADPAELICTSADCGLAYPVTDGIPVLLVDEARRPA; via the coding sequence ATGCCGGTCGAAGCCAGCCTGATCCAGATCCTCGCCTGCCCGGCCTGCCACGCCCCGCTGGAGGACGCCACCGCCGCCGACCCGGCCGAGCTGATCTGCACCTCCGCCGACTGCGGCCTGGCCTACCCCGTCACGGACGGCATCCCGGTCCTCCTCGTCGACGAAGCCCGCCGCCCCGCCTGA